Proteins from a genomic interval of Chroococcidiopsis thermalis PCC 7203:
- a CDS encoding Mo-dependent nitrogenase C-terminal domain-containing protein, translating into MVKLLNLRDLVDQWFDKIEVRDRKIAKLLCQSIPASCPFERDIKLFGRTLFHIPPLCKLNPFYEQLVSLRFKALSYLTNESDKHKALYCY; encoded by the coding sequence ATGGTGAAACTTCTCAATCTACGGGATTTGGTTGACCAATGGTTTGATAAGATAGAAGTGCGCGATCGCAAGATTGCCAAATTATTATGCCAGTCGATCCCAGCAAGTTGCCCTTTTGAACGAGACATTAAGCTTTTTGGGCGTACTTTATTTCACATTCCACCTCTGTGCAAGCTAAATCCTTTTTACGAGCAATTGGTTAGCCTGCGGTTCAAAGCTCTGTCCTATCTAACGAATGAATCTGATAAGCATAAAGCACTATATTGCTACTAA
- the fahA gene encoding fumarylacetoacetase has translation MICPINRTHNPNLRSWVESANQKDTDFPIQNLPFGVFRPRNSNNSRIGVAIGDRILDLTACCQTGLLQELSQELQAACTAPRLNQLMAMGSRAASALRDRLSQLLRADAQNPPLESKILYSMSEAELLLPADIGDYTDFYASIFHATNVGKLFRPDNPLLPNYKYVPIAYHGRASSIVPSGTAIARPKGQRRSSGESVPSFGFSQHLDYELEVGFFIGNGNQLGHPISIDDAEEHIFGLCLVNDWSARDIQAWEYQPLGPFLSKSFATTISPWVVTLEALAPFRCASFQRPQEDPLPLPYLSSAHDTKLGGIDLTVEALVCSEQMRVMGMQPLRLSRASFKSMYWTLAQMLAHHSSNGCNLRSGDLLASGTVSGAEAGTQGCLLEITQRGSKLIQLPTGEVSSYLNDGDEIELRGYCEQEGYARVGFGECRGRILSTS, from the coding sequence ATGATCTGTCCCATCAATCGCACCCACAATCCAAATTTACGCAGTTGGGTTGAATCGGCAAATCAAAAGGACACTGATTTTCCGATCCAAAACCTGCCGTTTGGCGTGTTTCGACCTCGGAACAGCAATAATTCTCGAATTGGGGTGGCGATTGGCGATCGAATTTTAGATTTAACTGCGTGTTGTCAAACTGGATTGCTGCAAGAACTTTCCCAGGAACTACAAGCTGCATGTACTGCACCTAGATTAAATCAATTGATGGCGATGGGAAGTAGAGCAGCCTCAGCATTGCGCGATCGCTTGAGTCAGCTCTTACGAGCCGATGCCCAAAATCCCCCCTTAGAAAGCAAAATTCTTTACTCGATGTCTGAGGCAGAACTTTTATTACCTGCGGATATCGGCGATTATACTGATTTCTATGCTTCGATCTTTCATGCCACTAATGTTGGTAAGTTGTTTCGTCCCGACAATCCACTCCTGCCTAACTACAAATACGTCCCGATCGCTTACCACGGTCGTGCTTCTTCCATCGTGCCTAGCGGGACTGCGATCGCGCGTCCTAAGGGTCAGAGGAGAAGTTCTGGGGAGTCAGTGCCAAGTTTCGGATTTTCTCAACATTTGGACTACGAACTGGAAGTTGGTTTCTTCATTGGTAATGGAAATCAGCTAGGTCACCCCATCTCAATTGATGATGCGGAGGAACACATATTTGGGCTTTGCTTGGTGAACGATTGGTCGGCAAGAGATATTCAAGCTTGGGAATATCAGCCCCTCGGTCCCTTCTTATCCAAAAGCTTCGCAACGACAATTTCTCCTTGGGTAGTAACCCTAGAAGCTCTAGCACCATTCCGTTGTGCATCTTTTCAACGTCCCCAGGAAGATCCGCTACCACTGCCTTATCTTTCCTCAGCACATGATACTAAACTAGGTGGCATTGACCTTACGGTAGAAGCACTAGTCTGCTCAGAGCAAATGCGTGTTATGGGAATGCAGCCGTTGCGCCTAAGTCGCGCTTCTTTCAAATCGATGTATTGGACTTTAGCTCAGATGCTCGCTCACCACTCAAGTAATGGTTGCAATCTCCGCTCTGGAGATTTGCTAGCCAGTGGCACAGTTTCTGGTGCTGAAGCAGGAACGCAAGGATGTTTACTCGAAATCACTCAGCGTGGCTCAAAGTTGATTCAACTGCCAACAGGCGAGGTAAGTTCCTACCTAAATGACGGAGATGAAATTGAGCTGCGCGGATACTGCGAGCAGGAAGGCTATGCCAGAGTTGGTTTTGGAGAGTGTCGAGGTAGAATTCTCTCAACTAGCTGA
- a CDS encoding ankyrin repeat domain-containing protein, giving the protein MKTNLVTSTSLVAAVNDNNLELAKKLIASGADANQTDSYGNSLLIISAANGDSEMVRLLLNSGANIRAVDSSMKGTALHAASYLGYPAVMKVLIEYGIDLNAQGPYNGYSALHDAVVQNNIEGVKLLVDASAQLNTRSKYGDTPLELAMKCRRREIVSILA; this is encoded by the coding sequence ATGAAAACTAATTTAGTTACGAGTACCAGTCTGGTTGCTGCCGTGAACGACAATAACCTCGAATTAGCAAAAAAATTGATTGCTAGCGGAGCGGACGCTAACCAAACGGACAGTTATGGAAATAGCCTGCTCATAATTAGTGCTGCCAATGGTGACTCTGAAATGGTCAGGCTGTTGCTTAACTCTGGTGCTAATATTCGTGCGGTTGACTCTAGCATGAAAGGAACTGCACTTCACGCCGCTTCTTATCTGGGGTATCCAGCAGTGATGAAAGTTCTAATTGAATATGGGATCGATCTCAATGCTCAGGGTCCATACAACGGGTATTCTGCTCTCCACGATGCGGTTGTGCAAAATAATATTGAAGGGGTCAAGCTACTCGTAGATGCGAGCGCACAGTTAAATACTAGAAGCAAGTATGGGGATACCCCTTTGGAGCTAGCAATGAAATGTAGGCGTAGAGAGATTGTTAGCATTCTCGCATAG